A part of Citrifermentans bremense genomic DNA contains:
- a CDS encoding HD-GYP domain-containing protein, which produces MYRMIQLESLVPETLPGVALFIKHGDNHVLYKNPNLSFTQNDKERLLDNNVNQLFIKAAEMSTYNQYVEANLPILLSDDDIEPIVKQNMLYQASINYVQEIFDSPAIAIKQNVERCRNLISLILNDVMNSDGVINALSSLVDHNTYTYVHSVQVAAYSIALHVKMLELSRDELMDVGIGSLFHDYGKVYVPKELLDKPGKLTASEFMEVKKHPVYGYSTLKDLEIFTPVALGIVKHHHEKENGNGYPDGLFSYDIARSSKITAIADVFSALTTTRSYRNALSKESALEIMYGEMEGSFDMQYLDTFRESLN; this is translated from the coding sequence ATGTACAGAATGATCCAGCTGGAGTCCCTGGTACCCGAAACCCTCCCCGGCGTGGCTCTCTTCATCAAGCATGGCGACAACCATGTCCTCTATAAGAATCCCAACCTTTCTTTCACCCAGAACGATAAAGAGCGGCTGCTGGACAACAACGTGAACCAACTCTTCATCAAAGCGGCAGAGATGTCCACCTACAACCAGTATGTCGAGGCGAACCTCCCCATACTGCTCAGCGATGACGATATCGAGCCCATCGTGAAACAGAACATGCTGTACCAGGCATCGATAAACTATGTTCAGGAGATCTTTGACAGTCCCGCCATCGCTATAAAGCAGAACGTCGAACGCTGCAGGAACCTCATCAGCCTGATCCTGAACGACGTGATGAACTCCGACGGCGTCATCAACGCCCTGAGCAGCCTAGTGGATCACAACACCTACACCTACGTGCACTCGGTGCAGGTCGCCGCGTATTCCATCGCCCTGCACGTGAAGATGCTTGAATTGAGCAGGGACGAGCTGATGGATGTCGGCATCGGGTCGCTGTTTCACGACTACGGCAAGGTGTACGTCCCTAAGGAGCTTCTGGACAAACCAGGCAAATTGACCGCGAGCGAGTTCATGGAGGTGAAGAAGCATCCCGTCTATGGCTACAGCACGCTGAAGGACCTGGAGATCTTCACCCCCGTCGCCCTAGGGATCGTGAAGCATCATCACGAAAAGGAAAACGGCAACGGGTATCCCGACGGCCTCTTCAGCTACGACATCGCGAGAAGTTCAAAGATAACGGCCATAGCCGACGTTTTCAGCGCGCTGACAACCACCCGTTCCTATCGAAACGCCCTCTCCAAGGAGAGCGCCTTGGAGATCATGTACGGAGAGATGGAAGGGTCGTTCGACATGCAGTACCTGGACACCTTCAGGGAGAGCCTCAACTGA
- the rplU gene encoding 50S ribosomal protein L21, producing the protein MYAVVKTGGKQYKVSEGDFLKVEKLEGAVGDTVEFSEILMVGGDKVVIGTPLVPSASVVGKIVEQGKDKKILVFKSKRRKNTRKLNGHRQLRTILKIEKINA; encoded by the coding sequence ATGTACGCAGTAGTTAAAACCGGAGGGAAGCAGTACAAAGTTTCCGAGGGCGATTTTCTGAAAGTCGAAAAATTGGAGGGCGCGGTAGGCGATACCGTCGAGTTCTCCGAGATCCTGATGGTTGGCGGCGATAAGGTTGTTATCGGAACACCTTTAGTGCCCAGCGCCTCTGTGGTCGGCAAGATTGTCGAGCAGGGCAAAGACAAGAAGATTCTGGTCTTCAAGTCCAAGCGCCGGAAAAACACCAGGAAACTTAATGGGCACCGTCAACTCAGAACGATCCTCAAGATCGAGAAGATCAACGCCTAG
- the rpmA gene encoding 50S ribosomal protein L27, protein MAHKKGVGSSRNGRDSDGQRLGCKKFGGEAVKAGNIIYRQHGTKIHPGNNVGLGKDYTLFALIEGVVKFERMGKDRKKVSVYPAN, encoded by the coding sequence ATGGCACACAAGAAAGGCGTCGGCAGTTCCAGGAACGGCCGCGACTCCGACGGCCAGAGGCTTGGTTGCAAGAAATTTGGCGGCGAAGCCGTCAAAGCCGGCAACATCATCTACCGTCAGCACGGCACCAAGATCCACCCGGGGAACAACGTCGGCCTTGGCAAGGACTACACCCTGTTCGCCCTGATCGAGGGCGTGGTGAAGTTCGAGCGCATGGGCAAAGACCGTAAAAAGGTCTCCGTTTACCCGGCCAACTAG
- the obgE gene encoding GTPase ObgE, translating into MSFIDEVKINVKSGDGGAGCVSFRREKFIPLGGPDGGDGGKGGDVVVKVSSHLSTLLDLRQHPHQKAGRGKNGMGSDRHGANGNTLEILVPQGTVIKDAETGEILADLTEPDSSIVLLKGGRGGQGNARFKTATHKAPKFAQPGEPGEERWIRMELKLMADVGLLGMPSVGKSSLIAKISAARPKIAEYHFTTLKPSLGVVQYKNYRSFVMADIPGLIEGASEGAGLGHRFLKHLERTGQLLHLLDLSWMPDRDPIAEYEAINRELALFNPELAEKRQTVVINKIDLPHVKENLKEVLPYFEERGIKVFPISAATGEGIPELLDDIAFNLWGEPEETW; encoded by the coding sequence ATGAGTTTTATAGATGAAGTTAAGATAAACGTGAAGTCCGGTGACGGCGGCGCGGGTTGTGTCTCCTTCCGCAGGGAGAAGTTCATTCCCCTGGGAGGCCCCGACGGCGGCGATGGCGGCAAAGGTGGCGACGTGGTGGTCAAGGTTTCCTCGCACCTCTCCACGCTGCTCGACCTGCGCCAGCACCCGCACCAGAAAGCCGGCCGCGGCAAGAACGGCATGGGGAGCGACCGTCACGGCGCGAACGGCAATACCCTGGAGATCCTGGTGCCGCAGGGAACGGTGATCAAGGACGCCGAGACCGGAGAGATCCTCGCCGACCTCACCGAACCGGACTCCTCCATCGTGCTCCTGAAGGGGGGGCGCGGCGGGCAGGGGAACGCCCGGTTCAAGACAGCCACCCACAAGGCCCCCAAGTTCGCGCAGCCCGGCGAGCCGGGGGAGGAGCGCTGGATCCGGATGGAGCTGAAGCTGATGGCGGACGTGGGGCTGCTGGGCATGCCCAGCGTCGGCAAGTCTTCGCTGATCGCGAAGATATCCGCGGCCCGCCCGAAAATCGCCGAATACCACTTCACCACGCTCAAGCCGAGCCTCGGCGTGGTCCAGTACAAGAACTACCGTTCCTTCGTTATGGCCGACATCCCTGGCCTGATCGAAGGAGCGAGCGAGGGGGCGGGGCTCGGGCACCGTTTCCTCAAGCACCTGGAGCGGACCGGGCAACTGCTGCACCTGCTCGACCTCTCCTGGATGCCGGATCGGGACCCGATCGCCGAGTACGAGGCGATCAATCGGGAACTGGCGCTCTTCAACCCTGAGCTCGCCGAGAAGCGCCAGACCGTCGTCATCAACAAGATCGACCTCCCGCATGTGAAGGAAAACCTGAAAGAGGTACTTCCCTACTTCGAGGAGCGGGGGATAAAGGTCTTTCCCATCTCCGCCGCGACCGGGGAGGGGATACCGGAGCTCCTGGACGACATCGCCTTCAACCTGTGGGGCGAGCCGGAAGAGACCTGGTAG
- a CDS encoding NADH-quinone oxidoreductase subunit N, with amino-acid sequence MIIPDLHTMMPIIITGLGALVVLLCGPLLLSGTTTSIAVVTAAAAGLWAVFTAPSAAPAVAGLTFTPLAQFLIPLFCAAALLTLLLSHGYNENRAIKGEEYPATVLFALFALCVLPCASNLLILFLAIESVSFAFYILVTMDLQRAESGEAGLKYLLMGAVAAAFTAFGFALIFAGSGTLALSGAVAHAGNRAIVAAGWGVVIMGMAFKLSLVPAHLWTPDVYQGAPAPVAAFLSTSSKVAAASLLLMLLAFSPPMPELRIPLVLLSLLSMVVGNLAALRQQNIKRMLAYSSVAHMGYLTLALLTGTRDGYAALLLYGTIYTAMNLAAFGAIASLSLEQERDQITDYAGLGFSAPLRGGVLALAMLALAGLPPTGGFIGKFFIFYSAIRGGETALAIIGILSAAVSSFFYLKVVAQLYMHRSSDPAPRAASAADAAALCCAAAFILVLGVFPAPLIQLVDAALQ; translated from the coding sequence ATGATCATTCCGGATTTACATACCATGATGCCGATCATCATCACCGGGCTGGGAGCGCTGGTCGTGCTACTTTGCGGACCGCTGCTCCTTAGCGGGACCACCACCTCGATCGCTGTGGTTACTGCTGCGGCTGCGGGCCTGTGGGCCGTCTTCACAGCCCCCTCTGCCGCGCCCGCTGTGGCCGGACTTACCTTCACGCCGCTGGCGCAGTTCCTGATCCCGCTATTCTGCGCCGCGGCTCTGCTGACGCTGCTCCTTTCCCACGGCTACAACGAGAACCGCGCCATCAAAGGGGAGGAATACCCGGCGACGGTCCTGTTCGCCTTGTTCGCCCTTTGCGTGCTCCCGTGCGCCTCAAACCTCTTGATCCTCTTCCTGGCTATCGAGTCGGTCTCCTTCGCCTTTTATATCCTCGTTACTATGGACCTGCAGCGGGCCGAGTCAGGCGAGGCGGGGCTGAAATACCTCCTCATGGGAGCGGTCGCCGCCGCCTTCACCGCTTTCGGCTTCGCCCTCATCTTCGCCGGCAGCGGCACGCTGGCCTTATCCGGTGCCGTTGCGCATGCCGGCAACCGCGCCATCGTCGCAGCTGGGTGGGGCGTGGTGATCATGGGCATGGCATTCAAGCTATCGCTGGTCCCGGCGCACCTCTGGACCCCAGACGTCTACCAGGGGGCTCCCGCACCGGTCGCGGCCTTTCTTTCCACCAGCTCCAAGGTGGCGGCAGCATCTCTATTGCTCATGCTCCTCGCCTTCTCCCCCCCGATGCCGGAGCTGCGCATCCCACTTGTCTTGCTGTCGCTACTGTCCATGGTGGTGGGAAACCTCGCGGCGCTCCGGCAGCAGAACATCAAGAGGATGCTCGCCTACTCGTCCGTGGCGCACATGGGCTATCTCACCCTCGCGCTTCTCACCGGCACCAGGGACGGCTACGCCGCGCTACTCCTTTACGGCACCATCTACACCGCTATGAACCTGGCCGCTTTCGGGGCCATTGCCTCGCTCTCCCTGGAACAGGAGAGGGACCAGATAACCGACTACGCCGGGCTCGGCTTCAGCGCTCCTTTGCGCGGCGGCGTGCTGGCCCTCGCCATGCTGGCCTTGGCCGGCCTGCCACCCACCGGAGGCTTTATCGGCAAGTTCTTCATCTTCTACTCGGCCATCAGGGGGGGGGAAACGGCGCTCGCCATCATCGGTATCCTGAGCGCTGCAGTCTCCTCCTTTTTCTACCTCAAGGTGGTAGCGCAGCTCTACATGCACCGCTCCTCCGATCCCGCACCCCGGGCCGCTTCCGCTGCCGACGCCGCTGCATTATGCTGCGCGGCGGCTTTCATCCTGGTGCTGGGGGTATTCCCGGCCCCGCTGATCCAACTTGTGGATGCCGCGCTGCAGTAA